The following coding sequences lie in one Prosthecobacter vanneervenii genomic window:
- a CDS encoding glutamine amidotransferase — MPRILWQNIHSTWLAAVVVVVVLALLWLGYRRSPLRGWRKVAAMLCKLAALSLLALCLLDPLWTRQQPKKGENEIIVLVDTSASLETAEKPGESTRAAQVTAALNDGQEDAAWIRSLSEDFRLRLMTAGAQTQSVPHFHTLKYDGTRSDLCRTLMTLRNGGSNLAAVVLVSDGNATDASAWKAQAGGAPVFTVLAGKQSPAPDLAILDATVATSPFEDAPITLTSRVSARGLSGKQATLSALDEQGKAVVTEKIIFNGDSPQTLRLRIPVAKPGVTFHKLELKTEGVQEATLANNTRLLAADRGAGPYRVLYLAGRPNWEYKFLRRAIAGDDDIQMPSLVRIAKREPKFEWRGHAGESTNPIFRGFGAKDGDEAQRYDQPVLIRLGTRDARELSDGFPKAAEDLFSEYRAIIIDDLESAFFTQEQMHLIQRFVSERGGALLMLGGQECYQAGGYDHTPIGSMLPVYLDRTSTTGPMVDARFNLTREGWLEPWMRLRTDRAEDEKRLASMPPFFSINQTFSIKPGASILATVSDGVQPAVPAIVSQRFGEGRVGSVLVADLWRWGMKDEEQRKDMERAWRQLMRWLVVDVADSVTLAAETDAADRERVKLSVRVRDRAFKPHGDAMVKIEVTQPDGKKSQLFAEPSLKEAGLFETEFFASTQGNYRATATVEDMEKHATLGTRATGWTHDPQAVEFSRLEPGKAMMQRIATETGGQMLALEEISRLPDLLKNIRVPVEVTLSTPLWHTPWIFLALLLLIGAEWYLRRKGGMA, encoded by the coding sequence ATGCCCCGCATCCTCTGGCAGAACATCCACAGCACCTGGCTCGCCGCCGTGGTGGTCGTGGTCGTCCTCGCGCTGCTCTGGCTGGGCTACCGCCGCAGCCCGCTGCGTGGCTGGCGCAAAGTGGCCGCCATGCTCTGCAAGCTGGCCGCCCTCTCCCTTCTGGCCCTCTGCCTGCTGGACCCGCTGTGGACCAGGCAGCAGCCCAAGAAAGGCGAGAATGAAATCATTGTGCTGGTGGACACCAGCGCCTCCCTGGAAACAGCGGAAAAACCCGGAGAGTCCACCCGCGCCGCGCAGGTGACAGCCGCACTCAATGATGGCCAGGAGGATGCCGCATGGATTCGCTCTCTGAGTGAAGACTTCCGACTCCGCCTCATGACCGCGGGCGCGCAGACGCAGAGCGTGCCGCATTTCCACACTCTTAAATACGATGGCACACGCTCAGACCTCTGCCGCACGCTCATGACACTGCGCAACGGCGGCAGCAATCTCGCCGCCGTGGTGCTCGTCAGCGATGGCAATGCCACCGATGCCTCCGCGTGGAAGGCGCAGGCGGGTGGCGCGCCCGTCTTCACCGTGCTGGCCGGAAAGCAGTCCCCTGCCCCGGACCTCGCCATCCTGGACGCCACGGTGGCTACCAGCCCTTTTGAGGACGCGCCCATCACCCTGACCTCGCGTGTTTCCGCCCGTGGCCTGAGCGGCAAACAGGCCACGCTTTCCGCGCTGGATGAGCAGGGAAAGGCGGTGGTGACGGAAAAGATCATCTTTAATGGAGACTCGCCGCAGACACTGCGCCTGCGCATCCCTGTGGCCAAGCCGGGCGTGACCTTTCACAAACTGGAGCTCAAGACCGAAGGAGTGCAGGAGGCCACGCTGGCCAACAACACCCGTCTGCTGGCGGCGGATCGCGGCGCGGGGCCCTACCGCGTACTCTATCTCGCAGGCCGTCCGAATTGGGAGTACAAGTTTCTGCGCCGTGCGATCGCCGGAGATGACGACATCCAGATGCCCAGCCTCGTGCGCATCGCCAAACGGGAGCCCAAGTTTGAATGGCGTGGCCACGCCGGGGAGAGCACCAATCCTATCTTCCGTGGCTTTGGTGCCAAGGACGGCGATGAGGCCCAGCGCTACGACCAGCCCGTGCTCATTCGCCTGGGCACGCGTGATGCCAGGGAGCTGAGCGACGGCTTCCCCAAGGCCGCCGAGGATCTCTTCAGCGAGTACCGCGCCATCATCATCGATGACCTGGAGTCGGCCTTCTTCACCCAGGAGCAGATGCACCTGATCCAGCGCTTTGTCAGCGAGCGCGGCGGCGCGCTGCTCATGCTCGGCGGTCAGGAGTGCTACCAGGCGGGCGGGTATGACCACACCCCCATCGGCAGCATGCTGCCCGTGTATCTGGACCGCACCAGCACCACGGGCCCGATGGTGGATGCCCGCTTTAATTTGACGCGTGAAGGCTGGCTCGAGCCCTGGATGCGCCTGCGCACCGACCGCGCTGAGGATGAGAAGCGCCTGGCCTCCATGCCGCCCTTCTTTTCCATCAATCAGACCTTTTCCATCAAGCCGGGGGCCAGCATCCTGGCCACGGTGTCTGATGGAGTGCAGCCCGCCGTGCCAGCCATCGTCTCGCAGCGCTTTGGCGAGGGGCGCGTGGGCAGCGTGCTGGTGGCGGACCTCTGGCGCTGGGGCATGAAGGACGAGGAGCAGCGCAAGGACATGGAGCGTGCCTGGCGTCAGCTCATGCGCTGGCTTGTGGTGGATGTGGCAGACAGCGTCACCCTCGCCGCAGAAACCGACGCCGCCGACCGCGAGCGTGTGAAGCTCTCCGTGCGTGTGCGCGACCGCGCTTTCAAGCCGCATGGAGACGCGATGGTGAAGATCGAGGTCACGCAGCCCGATGGCAAAAAATCGCAGCTCTTTGCCGAGCCCAGCCTCAAGGAAGCGGGGCTGTTTGAGACCGAGTTCTTTGCCAGCACTCAGGGAAACTACCGCGCCACCGCCACTGTCGAAGACATGGAAAAGCACGCCACCCTCGGCACCCGCGCCACCGGCTGGACGCACGATCCGCAAGCCGTGGAGTTCAGCCGTCTGGAACCCGGCAAGGCCATGATGCAGCGCATCGCCACCGAGACCGGCGGACAGATGCTCGCGCTGGAGGAGATCTCCAGGCTGCCCGACCTGCTGAAAAACATCCGCGTGCCAGTGGAGGTCACGCTTTCCACCCCGCTGTGGCACACGCCCTGGATCTTCCTCGCGCTGCTGCTTCTCATCGGTGCGGAGTGGTATCTGCGTAGAAAAGGAGGCATGGCATGA
- a CDS encoding RNA polymerase sigma factor, with translation MLFPEIITATLLAGRMPLTAFFASVTRDFHLAEDIFQEVCVKAIGRGESFESAAHLMNWARLAGKNRAIDILRTREGRCVGLSDEMLALLAEEWPDTAQADAMRLALDVCLTRITPNNRELLRLRYFEQRPCAEVAAMMGRKIETVYQALARLHKALGDCIRGRLQSESA, from the coding sequence ATGCTGTTTCCTGAGATTATCACTGCCACACTGCTTGCCGGTCGAATGCCGCTCACGGCGTTCTTTGCCAGCGTGACGCGGGATTTTCACCTGGCGGAGGATATTTTCCAGGAGGTGTGTGTGAAGGCGATCGGCCGGGGGGAGAGCTTTGAAAGTGCGGCGCATCTGATGAACTGGGCGCGGCTGGCGGGGAAGAACCGGGCGATCGACATCCTGCGGACGCGGGAGGGGCGCTGCGTGGGCCTGAGTGATGAAATGCTGGCGCTGCTGGCGGAGGAATGGCCGGACACGGCGCAGGCGGATGCGATGCGGCTGGCGCTGGATGTGTGCCTGACGCGGATCACGCCGAACAACCGGGAGCTGCTGCGGCTGCGCTACTTTGAGCAGCGGCCCTGCGCGGAGGTGGCCGCGATGATGGGGCGCAAGATCGAAACGGTTTACCAGGCGCTGGCGCGCCTGCACAAGGCTCTGGGCGACTGCATCCGTGGGCGCCTGCAATCTGAATCCGCCTAA
- a CDS encoding GDSL-type esterase/lipase family protein yields MSALEYPHQTDEPQKSGWPLTAEERAYIIDKPEHERRPGREVNQHLPQLWPVVPSAGYFGGDSWLKLHEAHVKTVRENQGPVDVLLVGDSITIQWGDSWRKHFPDLRAVNIGIGGDKTQNVLWRLDHGGVEGLEPKAIVLMIGNNNMFFTPETGVEAAAKGIEMCVKNLREKFPQAPLIVAKILPAHAPGAAFYEDIKKTNAALDALKLESDAKVRVLDLTAGFTNADGTLKKDLYTPDNIHLSPAGYAEYAAKLKPLLQAGAGN; encoded by the coding sequence TTGTCCGCCCTTGAATATCCGCACCAGACGGATGAGCCGCAGAAGAGCGGCTGGCCGCTGACGGCGGAAGAGCGCGCGTACATCATCGACAAGCCGGAACACGAGCGGCGGCCGGGGCGTGAGGTGAACCAGCACCTGCCGCAGCTCTGGCCGGTGGTGCCGAGCGCGGGGTACTTCGGAGGGGACTCGTGGCTGAAGCTGCACGAGGCGCATGTGAAGACGGTGCGGGAAAACCAGGGGCCGGTGGATGTGCTGCTGGTGGGCGACAGCATCACCATCCAGTGGGGCGACTCATGGCGGAAGCATTTTCCGGATCTGAGAGCGGTGAACATCGGGATCGGCGGGGACAAAACGCAGAACGTGCTCTGGCGGCTGGACCATGGCGGGGTGGAGGGGCTGGAGCCGAAGGCGATCGTGCTGATGATCGGGAACAACAACATGTTCTTCACGCCCGAGACGGGCGTGGAGGCTGCTGCGAAAGGCATCGAGATGTGCGTGAAAAATCTGCGCGAGAAGTTTCCGCAGGCGCCGCTGATCGTGGCGAAGATCCTGCCTGCGCATGCACCGGGCGCGGCCTTTTATGAAGACATCAAGAAGACGAACGCGGCGCTGGATGCGCTGAAGCTGGAGAGCGATGCGAAGGTGCGGGTGCTGGACCTGACGGCGGGCTTTACCAACGCCGACGGCACGCTGAAGAAAGACCTGTACACCCCGGACAACATCCACCTCTCTCCGGCTGGGTATGCGGAGTATGCGGCGAAGCTGAAGCCGCTGCTGCAGGCGGGTGCGGGCAACTGA
- a CDS encoding heavy-metal-associated domain-containing protein, giving the protein MNLPQKFELTGLSCTSCVEKITTRLQKHPDITEAVVTLHPPQASIRTNHVLSDEEMNEWLRPLGKYQVAAPAAPEESELPAKSTRTYRPLIILLSYLLLVITAVNVMQGDFDPALSMRLFMGGFFIAFSFFKMLDLRGFSDAYRSYDLVAKVLPSYGFVYPFIELLLGLAYLANVQPACVNAITALVMGVSLLGVLRAVMSRKAIRCACLGTVFNLPMSTVTIIEDALMLVMACWALIHP; this is encoded by the coding sequence ATGAACCTTCCACAGAAATTCGAACTCACCGGCTTGTCCTGCACCTCCTGCGTGGAAAAAATCACCACAAGGCTGCAGAAGCATCCAGACATCACCGAAGCTGTCGTCACCCTGCATCCTCCCCAGGCCAGCATCAGGACCAATCATGTGCTTAGCGATGAGGAAATGAACGAGTGGCTGCGTCCTCTGGGGAAGTATCAGGTGGCCGCCCCGGCTGCTCCTGAAGAATCCGAGCTGCCCGCCAAAAGCACCCGCACTTACCGTCCGCTCATCATCCTTTTGAGCTATCTGCTGCTGGTCATCACGGCGGTGAATGTGATGCAGGGCGACTTTGATCCGGCGCTCTCCATGCGGCTTTTCATGGGCGGCTTCTTCATCGCTTTTTCCTTCTTTAAAATGCTCGACCTGCGCGGCTTTAGCGATGCCTACCGCAGCTACGATCTCGTGGCCAAGGTGCTGCCATCGTATGGATTCGTGTATCCCTTTATCGAGCTCCTTCTCGGCCTCGCCTACTTGGCTAACGTGCAACCCGCTTGTGTGAATGCCATCACGGCGCTGGTCATGGGCGTTAGCCTGCTGGGCGTGCTCAGGGCGGTGATGTCTAGGAAAGCCATACGCTGCGCCTGCCTTGGCACGGTGTTCAATCTGCCCATGTCCACTGTCACCATCATCGAAGACGCACTCATGCTCGTCATGGCATGCTGGGCCCTGATCCATCCATGA
- a CDS encoding YHS domain-containing protein: MKTNTLILLATLLLSLGLVSCAGTSTLGGAKPYPLKVCLVTGNDLDSMGGPVSTVYNGQEIKFCCKPCLKKFEANPAKYLSKL, translated from the coding sequence ATGAAAACAAACACTCTCATCCTCCTTGCCACCCTGCTGCTTAGCCTCGGACTGGTCTCTTGTGCGGGCACCTCCACCCTCGGTGGTGCCAAACCCTATCCGCTGAAGGTCTGCCTCGTCACAGGCAATGACCTCGACAGCATGGGCGGGCCCGTCAGCACCGTGTACAACGGCCAGGAGATCAAGTTCTGCTGCAAGCCCTGCCTCAAGAAGTTCGAGGCCAATCCAGCCAAGTATCTCTCGAAGCTCTAA
- a CDS encoding multicopper oxidase domain-containing protein, which yields MKTLSLLASAVLLAPGAALACDTCKKTQPASGQRVVEYDLHISEQRLAPAGRQVRVLTINGGIPGPVLRFREGDFARIRVHNDLRNEETSTHWHGLLLPNKEDGVPYVTTPPIKPGTTHTFEFQLRQSGTYWFHSHTHLQEQSGVYGGIVVEPHGGEPMKADREQVLILSDWTNTDPHEVMRMLMRGSDYFGLMRKNSQTILGAWQRGNLKDYFLREWNRMVPMDVSDVGYHAFLINGQRQTRITGRPGERVRLRVINASAATYYHLSSSSGPMTIVAADGPPVQPVQVGSFLMAIAETYDLIITIPASGEYELRATAQDGSGYASASFGEGERHAAQSPPRPNLYQMDQMLALSLEEQEADPRAPLRLPRPGSPYKLLKATHDTTLPSKLPRRRITLHLTGDMVRYVWSFDGKTIAQEPYIKIRKGEIIELELVNDSMMHHPIHLHGHFFRLLMGGGSRSPLKHTVDVPPMGRRLLEFEANEDKDWMFHCHILYHMMSGMARVFRYEPDDAAETPHHGAAMSEAAADTLANAAGLTGMSAVSHAAHTAKPRSFLSHDHAAGLGEHAHDMSYVWGAASLQTQMSNGLLSWMNPKNNLLLFWELGWRRKPYTEHEVDAIYQRYFNMNFQAYAGFRFANHGGGNRIIAGFNYRLPLMFLADFTVDSNGNGRFQLSKRFQLTPRLGVSGYAFYDTGSRWEWSTSADYTLARNVSLSASYHSDYGPGVGLIIRF from the coding sequence GTGAAAACACTTTCTCTTTTGGCGAGTGCCGTACTCCTGGCACCCGGCGCAGCTCTTGCCTGCGACACCTGCAAGAAAACCCAACCAGCCTCCGGCCAGCGCGTCGTCGAGTACGACCTGCACATCTCCGAGCAGCGCCTGGCCCCGGCGGGCAGGCAGGTGCGTGTCCTCACCATCAATGGTGGCATCCCGGGGCCGGTGCTGCGTTTCCGTGAGGGGGACTTTGCCCGCATCCGCGTCCACAATGACCTGCGGAATGAGGAGACCTCCACTCACTGGCACGGCTTGCTGCTGCCCAACAAGGAGGATGGCGTGCCGTACGTCACCACACCTCCCATCAAGCCCGGTACCACCCACACCTTTGAGTTTCAGCTGCGGCAGAGCGGCACCTACTGGTTTCATTCCCACACCCACCTGCAGGAGCAGAGCGGCGTTTACGGCGGCATCGTCGTGGAGCCACACGGCGGCGAGCCGATGAAGGCAGACCGCGAGCAGGTGCTCATTCTCTCCGACTGGACCAATACCGACCCGCACGAGGTCATGCGCATGCTCATGCGCGGCAGCGACTACTTCGGCCTCATGCGGAAAAATTCGCAAACCATCCTCGGCGCGTGGCAGCGTGGCAACCTGAAGGACTACTTCCTCAGAGAATGGAATCGCATGGTGCCCATGGACGTCTCCGATGTGGGCTACCATGCCTTTTTGATCAATGGCCAGCGGCAGACCCGCATCACCGGCCGCCCCGGCGAGCGCGTGCGCCTGCGGGTCATCAATGCCTCCGCCGCCACCTACTACCATCTCAGCTCCAGCTCCGGTCCCATGACCATCGTGGCTGCAGACGGCCCGCCTGTGCAGCCTGTGCAGGTGGGCAGCTTTCTCATGGCCATCGCAGAAACCTACGACCTCATCATCACCATCCCCGCCAGTGGCGAGTATGAGCTGCGCGCCACCGCGCAGGATGGCAGCGGGTACGCCTCCGCCTCCTTTGGCGAGGGGGAACGGCATGCGGCCCAAAGCCCTCCGCGCCCCAATCTCTACCAGATGGATCAGATGCTCGCCCTCTCGCTGGAAGAGCAGGAGGCAGATCCCCGCGCCCCGCTCCGGCTGCCCCGCCCAGGCTCGCCCTACAAACTGCTGAAAGCTACGCACGACACGACGCTTCCGTCAAAACTCCCGCGCCGCCGGATCACCCTGCACCTCACCGGAGACATGGTGCGCTATGTCTGGAGCTTTGATGGCAAGACCATCGCCCAGGAGCCTTATATCAAAATAAGGAAGGGGGAGATCATCGAGCTGGAACTGGTGAATGACAGCATGATGCACCACCCCATCCACCTGCACGGCCATTTCTTCCGTCTGCTCATGGGCGGCGGCTCACGCTCTCCGCTCAAGCACACCGTCGATGTCCCCCCCATGGGCCGGCGTCTGCTCGAATTTGAGGCCAATGAGGACAAGGACTGGATGTTTCACTGCCATATCCTCTACCACATGATGAGCGGCATGGCCCGGGTGTTTCGCTACGAACCGGACGATGCTGCTGAGACTCCTCACCATGGTGCAGCCATGAGCGAGGCTGCAGCCGACACACTCGCCAATGCCGCCGGGCTCACCGGCATGTCGGCCGTCTCTCATGCAGCGCACACCGCCAAGCCGCGCTCCTTCCTGAGTCATGACCATGCCGCCGGACTCGGCGAGCACGCCCATGACATGAGCTATGTCTGGGGCGCGGCATCGCTCCAGACACAGATGAGCAACGGGCTGCTCTCCTGGATGAACCCTAAAAACAACCTGCTCCTCTTCTGGGAGCTGGGCTGGCGGCGCAAGCCCTACACCGAGCATGAAGTGGACGCGATCTACCAGCGCTACTTCAACATGAACTTCCAGGCCTACGCAGGCTTCCGCTTTGCCAACCATGGCGGCGGAAACCGCATCATCGCCGGGTTCAATTACCGGCTGCCGCTCATGTTCCTGGCGGACTTCACCGTGGACAGCAACGGCAACGGGCGGTTCCAGCTTTCCAAGCGCTTTCAGCTCACGCCTCGTCTCGGTGTGTCTGGCTACGCCTTTTATGACACCGGCAGCCGCTGGGAATGGAGCACCTCCGCCGACTACACGCTGGCGCGCAATGTCTCCCTCTCCGCCAGCTATCACAGCGACTACGGCCCCGGCGTCGGCCTCATCATCCGCTTTTGA
- a CDS encoding 3-keto-disaccharide hydrolase: MKYHFQVPMLLLCLCAVLRLSQAGPDASRLFHEKILEGWEGDRSIWRIENNEIVAGRPDLRQPRNDFLCTVDEYGDFDLQVKYKRGGNNGGVQFRSQRVPGKTEVAGYQADCAPKIDGSLYDESRRHRFLAQPDAATVARLQLGEWNTCHIRAEGPRIRLWINEVLTVDYSEEDPAIPRKGIIGLQIHKNATEIRYKDLVIKELQSGETKPES, encoded by the coding sequence ATGAAATACCATTTCCAAGTGCCCATGCTGCTGCTCTGCCTGTGCGCCGTGCTCCGGCTGTCTCAGGCCGGGCCTGATGCCTCGCGCCTGTTTCACGAGAAGATTCTTGAAGGCTGGGAGGGCGACCGCTCCATCTGGCGAATCGAAAATAACGAGATCGTGGCCGGAAGGCCCGATCTGCGGCAGCCGCGCAATGATTTTCTGTGCACGGTAGACGAGTACGGAGACTTTGACCTCCAGGTGAAGTACAAGCGGGGTGGCAACAATGGCGGCGTGCAGTTTCGCAGCCAGCGCGTGCCTGGAAAGACGGAGGTGGCGGGCTATCAGGCCGACTGCGCGCCAAAGATCGACGGCTCGCTCTACGATGAGTCACGCAGGCACCGCTTTCTGGCGCAGCCAGATGCCGCCACGGTGGCGCGGCTGCAGCTCGGTGAATGGAACACCTGCCACATCCGTGCCGAGGGCCCGCGCATTCGGCTGTGGATTAATGAGGTGCTGACCGTGGACTACTCGGAGGAAGATCCCGCCATTCCGAGGAAAGGAATCATCGGCCTCCAAATTCACAAAAACGCCACGGAGATCCGGTATAAAGATTTGGTGATTAAAGAACTCCAGAGCGGAGAAACAAAACCTGAGTCCTGA